In Planctomycetia bacterium, the genomic window GGACTTCTTTATGCTCGCCTAGATCATCCATGCGGGGATCATTACTGGCAAAACCAAACAGTATGCCAAGTATCTCCGGATTTCTTCTTCCAAAAGTTGCACTGAACTGCTCATGAGTCAGCTCATGTCCCAACTCTGCAGCCACCTTCTGCCAGGCTGCGTAGTGCAGTTGAGCAGTATCCACCAGCGTGCCATCCAGGTCCCAGATGACTGCCTTCTCATGATCGTCCTGTTTATTCATGATGCCTCTAGCGGTTTGATAGTGAACTGGTATGTTACAAATTTGTAGGGTACGCTGTGCGTGCTCCACTGAATCTCCAAGCCCTAATTGGCACTCGAGATGGGTGCCACGGTTTCGTCGTACTCGACGTAACCGTGCTGGTTTAACGAGGCGATGAAGTAAGGACATGTATGAACGTGCCCATAATGACAATAAACTTGGCATTGTTACGCTGAGTACAGCGAAACAATGGCACCCATCAAGCAGGCCATTTGAGCCTTGGTCGTCCCCTAACGAAAGTTGCTCATGAACGAAACCATCCTTTGGATTATCGCCATCGTCGTCGGCCTGTTCCTCCTCTTCGCCCTCTTCGTCCTGGTGGCCGGCCTGCGTTCGCCGGTTGAACATACCGTCGCTCGCCGCATACAACTCAAGCAATCTGCTGAAGAACTCTGGAACACCATCAACGATCATGAAAAAGAAACGGAATGGCAGCCTCACTTGGAATATTGCACACGACTTCCTGATATCGACGGCAATCCTGCCTGGCAATTGAAACACAAAGGTAGTGGCAATCCACCGATGACGCTGATCACTACCGTTTCCGAGCCGCCCTACAAACTCGTCGGCACCATCTCCGATCAGAAAAAAGTCTTCGATGGCAGGTGGATTTTCGAACTGAAACCCGTTCACGGCGCCACCGAACTTACCCTCACGGAAACCGCCAAAATCAACAACCCTGTTTTCCGCGGTCTCTACCACCTCTTCGGCGACCCGGCGATGTACCTCGATCAATACCTGAAAGCCCTGGCAGCGAAGTATAATGAAACTGTGACGATTTCAGGATTGTAGTCATCTCACTCCGTCGAGATGACAGAACGTGCAATCACCTAGCACCTTACTCGCTAACCCAATAATAGCCCTTTGCAGTATCATCATTTATTGAGATACTATCTTGACACCGCGTCCTCAGGACGGAGCGTGAGGACTACAAACCAGAAGCACCCATGCGACGAGTGAAGACTGGCGGCGGCTGGAGAGCGATCAAGTACTCGCTCACCATGGCCAACAAGGTAGGCTGGTGGCGATTCTGGAAAGCGATGCGCTCGCAGAATGCCTGCAAGACCTGTGCAGTCGGTATGGGTGGCCAGCGCGGCGGCATGGTCAACGAAGCAGGACACTTCCCCGAAGTCTGCAAGAAATCGTTCCAGGCGATGATCTCCGACATGCAGGGAGCCATCAAGCCGGAGTTCTTCCAAGAGTATAGCATCGCCAAGCTCAAGACGCTCTCCCCGCGTGAACTCGAAAGTTGTGGCAGGCTTAGCTTCCCCGTCATCGCTACTGTCGGTGCCACTCACTATCAACCCATCACCTGGGATAATGCACTCGGCAATCTTGCTGCACAACTCAAACTAGCTGGGCCGATGAAAACTTTCTTTTACGCTTCAGGCCGATCCTCGAACGAAGCAGGCTTCCTACTGCAACTATTCGCCCGGCTCTTCGGCACCAACTACGTCAACAACTGTTCGTACTATTGCCATCAAGCCAGCGGGGTGGGACTTTCCGCAAGTCTGGGTACCGGTACCGCAACGGTATCTCTCGAAGACCTCGAACATGCCGATTTCGTCATGCTCCTCGGTGGCAACCCGGCTTCAAACCATCCCCGACTGATGCGTTCGTTGATGCAGGTACGGCGCAACGGTGGACAGGTCATCGTTATCAACCCGGTCAAGGAACTGGGGATGATGAAATTCCGAGTCCCCAGCGACATCCGCAGCATGCTCTTCGGCTGCGACATTGCCAGCTTTTATTTGCAACCCCACATCGGCGGCGATGTGGGGTTCCTCACTGGCCTGGCGAAGATTATTCTCGAACAGAGGCAGCATAATGCCGCATTCATCGAGAAGGCCACTGAAGGATTTGATGAGTACGCACGCCATATCAGGAACACATCCTGGCAGGACATAGAATCGCAGTCGGGGATCAGCAAAGCAGATATCCAAGAAGTGGCTCAGCGATATCTGCGATCGGAAAGGGCTATCTTCGCCTGGACGATGGGCATCACCCACCATCTGCATGGCGTCGATAATGTTCGCAGCATCGTTAACGTCGCCCTGCTCCGAGGCATGGTCGGCAAGCCCCATGCAGGACTGCTGCCAATCCGTGGTCACAGCAACGTGCAGGGCATCGGCACCGTTGGCGTAACTCCTACACTCAAGGCCGGTATTGTTGAGCGCATGGTGAAACGCCTCGGCGTACATCCACCATCTCAACCCGGTCTCGACACCATGGCCTGCATGCACGGTGCCGACCAGGGTGAACTAACGACGGCACTCTGTCTCGGTGGCAACCTCTACGGCTCTAACCCCGACAGCACCTTCGCTCATCGAGCTTTGAGTAAGTTGCAGCAGATCACCTACATGAATACGACGCTCAACACCACGCATGCCTGGGGCCTAGCCAAGGAAACGATGATCCTGCCCGTGCTGGCCCGTGACGAGGAACCGCAGCCAACGACGCAGGAATCGATGTTCAATTTCGTGAGGCTGTCAGCAGGCGGCCCCAGCCGAGTGGCCGATGCCCGTAGCGAAGTCAGCATCCTCAGCGAACTGGGGCAGCGAGTACTCTCCAACACTCCCGTCGATTGGAAGAGCATGGAAAGTCACCATGCCGTCCGCAACCTGATGGCTGACCTCATCCCCGGCCTGGAACCCATCGCCCAGCTCGATGCCGACAAGAAAGAGTTCCACATTCCCGGCCGACTAATCCACACACCCACTTTCCCAACGCCCACCGGCAAAGCAAAATTCCACCCTGCCCCGCTGCCAAGGGAGACCTCGCCACCAAGCACCCTCCGACTCATGACCGTCCGCAGCGAAGGCCAGTTCAACACCGTTGTCTATGAAGAAGAAGACCTCTACCGAGGCCAGGACCGCCGCGACGTGATTCTGCTAAGCAAGGACGACATGCAGAGATTAGGCCTGCGTGAGAATCAGAAAGTATCGGTACGCTCAGCCACCGGCGTGATGCACAACATCCTCGCCCGCCCCTTCGACATCCGCCCCGGCAACGCGCTGATGTACTTCCCCGAAGCCAACATTCTGGTTCCCAGCGGAGTTGATCCCTATTCCAAAACCCCAGCGTTCAAGTCGATAGCGGTGACGGTGGAAGCGGAAACAGGTGGCTTGGTGACAGCGGAGGCGTTGGGGGAGAGGCTGAAAACGAGAAAACGAGGATAGGCACAGAATGCCAAGGTGAAGAATGTATCGATACCGAGTTCGACCAGGTTATGGCTCGACGGAACTTCTGATCGAGATTCAGCTCGAGCCTGCTGACCAATCTTTCTCTACCGAATTAAAGAAAGTGCTCAAGCAATTGAATGGGAGGGCTTCCGAATTATCCCTTTTGTCATCACTCAACGATGCTGTGTATGACTTCAACAGTGATGCAGGTCCATTCTCAATAAAGATAGACATTTGGGACATTGTCTTTATCACGGCTCCAAATAACCAGAGCGCTATTTTGAAGATTGCAGAAGTCCTGCGAACAAATGCTCAGTTTGAGCAAGAAATCGTGGACTTTGATGAATACAAGAGAAATATCACAGAGATCGCATGATAAGAGCAGATAGCCTTCAAATCATACCAAGTATTTTTCATCGCTAATTTTTGATGAGTCTGCAATTCAACACACGATATCATTGTAATCGTATGTTGAAGAGAGGAATTGTTGTGCCTCATGACCCGACTGAAATTCTGTATGCGACTGGAGAAGTTGCAAAAGTCGGTGATCTCGTTGACAACGATGGCTGGGACTCGGTCGTTGAAGATGTAATCATCACCCCAGACCGTATGGCATTCTGGGGGCTAAAAAAGCCAGGCTTGATGCTACAGTGCGAAGAAGCAGGGCTGGTCTTCGAGCCATGCTCTTCAACCTCCTGGAATGCTATCATCTTCAAGAGTCGTGCATAACAGGGAGCAGCATATCGTGTACTTCGCCACCATCATTCTTCTCATGTTCGTCCTGCCTATTGGTTCAATCGCAGCTGAAGCCATCACTCGTGACACCGGGCTGACCTGGCTGCTGGTTGGTAAATGGGTTGTCTTCTGGTGCGTGGGAATCCGGTTATTCGTGGCTGGGTTGCAACAAACGATTCAGCCATGTTACACCGTAAATCCTTGGCCTCAAGGGAGACGAGCCACTGATTGTCGTCCGTGAGTTGGGCTTTGCCAACCTGTCTGGCGGCATCTTCTACGGTCTGGCCGGAATCAATCATCTGCTACAACAGCATCGCAACCAAAAAGAAAATATGG contains:
- a CDS encoding SRPBCC family protein, which encodes MNETILWIIAIVVGLFLLFALFVLVAGLRSPVEHTVARRIQLKQSAEELWNTINDHEKETEWQPHLEYCTRLPDIDGNPAWQLKHKGSGNPPMTLITTVSEPPYKLVGTISDQKKVFDGRWIFELKPVHGATELTLTETAKINNPVFRGLYHLFGDPAMYLDQYLKALAAKYNETVTISGL
- a CDS encoding FdhF/YdeP family oxidoreductase, with the translated sequence MRRVKTGGGWRAIKYSLTMANKVGWWRFWKAMRSQNACKTCAVGMGGQRGGMVNEAGHFPEVCKKSFQAMISDMQGAIKPEFFQEYSIAKLKTLSPRELESCGRLSFPVIATVGATHYQPITWDNALGNLAAQLKLAGPMKTFFYASGRSSNEAGFLLQLFARLFGTNYVNNCSYYCHQASGVGLSASLGTGTATVSLEDLEHADFVMLLGGNPASNHPRLMRSLMQVRRNGGQVIVINPVKELGMMKFRVPSDIRSMLFGCDIASFYLQPHIGGDVGFLTGLAKIILEQRQHNAAFIEKATEGFDEYARHIRNTSWQDIESQSGISKADIQEVAQRYLRSERAIFAWTMGITHHLHGVDNVRSIVNVALLRGMVGKPHAGLLPIRGHSNVQGIGTVGVTPTLKAGIVERMVKRLGVHPPSQPGLDTMACMHGADQGELTTALCLGGNLYGSNPDSTFAHRALSKLQQITYMNTTLNTTHAWGLAKETMILPVLARDEEPQPTTQESMFNFVRLSAGGPSRVADARSEVSILSELGQRVLSNTPVDWKSMESHHAVRNLMADLIPGLEPIAQLDADKKEFHIPGRLIHTPTFPTPTGKAKFHPAPLPRETSPPSTLRLMTVRSEGQFNTVVYEEEDLYRGQDRRDVILLSKDDMQRLGLRENQKVSVRSATGVMHNILARPFDIRPGNALMYFPEANILVPSGVDPYSKTPAFKSIAVTVEAETGGLVTAEALGERLKTRKRG